The Faecalibacter sp. LW9 genome has a segment encoding these proteins:
- a CDS encoding IS110 family transposase, whose amino-acid sequence MEKIVIGIDVSKLTLDICIQENGVNGFVTIANTEKAIKSFFKQFVKKQNVLIGMENTGRFNALLYNVLIQHSFAVYVINPLHLKKVWD is encoded by the coding sequence ATGGAAAAAATTGTTATTGGTATTGATGTGAGTAAATTAACTTTAGACATCTGCATTCAAGAAAATGGAGTGAATGGTTTTGTTACTATTGCTAATACTGAAAAAGCTATCAAATCTTTTTTCAAACAATTTGTTAAGAAACAAAATGTTCTAATTGGTATGGAGAACACAGGGAGATTTAATGCCCTTCTTTACAACGTATTAATTCAACATTCTTTTGCTGTTTATGTGATCAATCCTTTGCATTTGAAAAAAGTATGGGATTAG
- a CDS encoding YihY/virulence factor BrkB family protein, translating into MNKLKFYFNILKQTIVEFGDDRIMKMSASLTYYTIFSLSPLILIIISSASLFYKKDAIENRLFYELKNVVGPDVALSIQNFVANSTLSGDSSVALYIGIGVLLFGSTTMFTDMQDSLNLIWRVEAVPKRAWLKQIINRVLSFSVILGLGLILMTTVILNSVLVGFGEEIFSTLQLDIKLTSATVILINNALSVLLSILIFYILFKVLPDAKIKTRPALIGALFTAVLFFIAKYLIGIYISNTRYTTIFGSAGSLVILLLWIYYVATIIYLGAKFTKVYAEHMGYPIIPTKNAKLRQVTFVQNENPNKFLNDEV; encoded by the coding sequence ATGAATAAGCTAAAATTCTACTTTAATATATTAAAACAAACAATTGTCGAATTTGGGGATGATCGCATTATGAAAATGAGTGCGTCATTAACGTATTATACGATTTTCTCCTTGTCGCCCTTGATCTTAATTATTATTTCAAGCGCCAGTTTGTTTTATAAAAAAGATGCTATTGAGAATCGATTATTCTATGAATTGAAAAATGTGGTAGGTCCAGATGTCGCTTTATCAATTCAGAATTTTGTGGCTAATTCTACATTATCAGGGGATAGTTCGGTTGCTTTATATATAGGTATTGGAGTTCTACTGTTTGGTTCTACGACGATGTTTACTGATATGCAAGATTCACTCAATCTTATTTGGAGAGTGGAAGCAGTGCCAAAAAGAGCATGGTTAAAACAAATCATTAATCGCGTGTTATCTTTTTCAGTGATTTTGGGCTTAGGATTAATTTTAATGACCACGGTTATTTTAAATAGTGTGCTGGTTGGATTTGGAGAAGAGATTTTTTCAACTTTACAATTGGACATAAAATTAACTTCTGCAACGGTAATTCTGATTAATAATGCGTTGAGTGTTTTATTATCGATATTAATTTTTTATATCTTATTCAAAGTATTACCCGATGCAAAGATTAAAACGCGACCCGCTTTAATTGGAGCTTTATTTACAGCTGTATTATTTTTTATCGCTAAATATTTAATCGGTATTTATATCTCAAATACACGTTACACAACGATTTTTGGTTCAGCAGGTTCGTTGGTGATTTTATTGTTGTGGATTTATTATGTTGCGACCATTATTTACTTGGGAGCTAAATTCACAAAAGTATATGCCGAACATATGGGATATCCTATTATCCCAACTAAAAATGCTAAACTGCGCCAAGTAACTTTTGTCCAGAATGAAAATCCAAATAAATTTTTGAATGATGAGGTATAG
- a CDS encoding IS110 family transposase has translation MGKVIAFNMLIKTDGFTTITTPRQMACYAGIAPFDFQSGTSIRRRPKVSSMADKELKKLLHLAAMSAIRLENDLAIYFHRKVEEGKNKMSVLNAVRNKIIHRIYALIKNQTIYKNNLVLS, from the coding sequence GTGGGAAAAGTTATAGCATTTAATATGTTGATAAAAACAGATGGCTTTACAACCATAACTACACCCAGGCAAATGGCTTGCTATGCTGGAATAGCTCCTTTTGATTTTCAATCCGGAACATCCATAAGAAGAAGACCTAAGGTTTCTTCAATGGCAGATAAGGAGTTGAAAAAATTATTGCATTTAGCAGCAATGAGTGCTATTCGATTAGAAAATGATTTGGCTATATATTTTCATCGAAAAGTTGAAGAAGGAAAAAATAAAATGTCAGTTTTGAATGCTGTTAGAAATAAAATTATCCATCGTATTTATGCGCTAATTAAAAATCAAACGATTTATAAAAATAACTTGGTTTTGTCATAG